One Manduca sexta isolate Smith_Timp_Sample1 chromosome 28, JHU_Msex_v1.0, whole genome shotgun sequence DNA window includes the following coding sequences:
- the LOC115445761 gene encoding neuronal acetylcholine receptor subunit alpha-5-like produces MSTHVYFCLIVTISLFIGAKTDECPPDREEQSHEEAKLHKDLFCSYNYDYRPVKDHKTSVNVKVRFAIKYISFDALEETFTVHSWVALKWKDEFMSWIPSNYGDIKEIQVESHLLWTPHMALFNADATSAMYQSDQFYTTCLLANTGTVTCVPNLAHTGICRTSLRRWPYDVQNCTMFFGSWMHTGEQVNFTFYQQQPVVLEDFQDGPGWKLLNLYHERLPGNYHCCPNSTYPMLKYTFELKREAAGPAAIVVVPSVVIVILTLTSLLLGVKDTTRLLLICFSLYGHFMFLTEIGYEIPKYSADTPIILLFLRDSMIVTLVGILETLLLMYLRRQKLPAPTWIVNINRLVYRGAGKYVVFTEIEPIDTTDTKSLTGDVPLGEVQPSSDPKDWLKLANLLNSVLFIIALLVYLVLICTYIPYDK; encoded by the coding sequence ATGTCAACGcacgtttatttttgtttgattgttACTATATCCCTATTTATTGGGGCGAAAACTGACGAGTGCCCACCGGACCGCGAAGAACAATCTCATGAAGAGGCAAAGTTGCACAAAGATTTGTTCTGCTCATATAATTATGACTACCGACCAGTTAAAGATCACAAAACCTCGGTTAATGTTAAAGTTCGCTTTGCAATCAAATATATCAGCTTCGACGCTTTGGAAGAAACGTTCACCGTTCACAGCTGGGTAGCTTTGAAGTGGAAAGATGAATTTATGTCGTGGATACCGTCCAACTACGGCGACATAAAAGAAATTCAAGTGGAGAGTCACCTTCTTTGGACACCTCACATGGCTTTATTCAATGCCGATGCTACTTCTGCAATGTATCAATCGGACCAATTTTACACAACTTGTTTATTGGCGAACACTGGCACCGTCACCTGCGTGCCGAACCTTGCTCATACGGGAATCTGCCGCACGTCACTTCGTCGTTGGCCGTATGACGTGCAAAATTGTACGATGTTTTTTGGTTCATGGATGCATACAGGTGAGCAAGTTAATTTTACATTCTACCAACAACAACCAGTTGTCCTTGAAGATTTCCAAGACGGTCCCGGCTGGAAACTACTGAACTTATATCATGAACGGTTGCCAGGAAACTATCATTGCTGTCCTAACAGCACATATCCCATGTTAAAGTACACTTTCGAACTAAAAAGAGAAGCAGCGGGGCCGGCAGCTATTGTGGTGGTGCCGTCGGTTGTCATCGTGATACTCACTCTGACTTCGCTTTTACTTGGCGTTAAAGACACGACCAGGTTACTATTGATATGCTTCAGCCTTTACGGACACTTTATGTTTCTAACTGAAATTGGTTATGAAATACCTAAATACAGCGCGGACACACCTATCATCTTGTTATTTCTTCGTGATTCAATGATTGTTACTTTAGTGGGGATTTTGGAAACGTTATTGCTGATGTACTTACGGCGCCAAAAATTACCAGCACCGACTTGGATCGTCAATATAAACAGACTCGTCTACCGTGGGGCCGGCAAGTATGTGGTGTTTACTGAGATCGAACCAATCGACACGACTGACACAAAGTCGCTCACTGGAGACGTGCCTCTAGGAGAAGTCCAGCCGAGCTCGGACCCCAAAGACTGGCTTAAACTGGCCAACTTGTTAAACAGCGTTCTTTTCATCATAGCGCTTTTAGTTTATTTAGTCCTAATATGCACATACATACCTTacgataaataa